From a region of the Salarias fasciatus chromosome 6, fSalaFa1.1, whole genome shotgun sequence genome:
- the LOC115390054 gene encoding neuromedin-K receptor-like: MASGRDGSNSTGNQTNQFVQPAWRVALWSGAYSTVLAVAVFGNLIVIWIILAHKRMRTVTNYFLLNLAFADVSMAAFNTLINFIYAAHGEWYFGEVYCRFHNFFPVTAVFASIYSMTAIALDRYMAIIHPLNPRLSARATMGVIALIWTLAVVLAFPLCYFSTTRTLPRRTLCYVAWPRMADDPFMYHIIVTVLVYLLPLVVMGITYTIVGVTLWGGQIPGDSSDSYHGQLLAKRKVVKMMIIVVVTFALCWLPYHIYFIVTGLNKRLSKWKSIQQVYLTVLWLAMSSTMYNPIIYCCLNSR; the protein is encoded by the exons ATGGCCTCTGGACGGGACGGATCCAACTCCACCGGGAACCAGACCAACCAGTTCGTGCAGCCGGCGTGGCGCGTGGCGCTGTGGTCGGGCGCGTACAGCACGGTGCTGGCGGTGGCCGTGTTCGGCAACCTGATCGTCATCTGGATTATTCTGGCGCACAAGCGGATGAGGACCGTCACCAACTATTTCCTGCTGAACTTGGCTTTCGCCGACGTTTCCATGGCCGCTTTCAACACGCTCATCAACTTCATCTACGCGGCGCACGGAGAGTGGTACTTTGGAGAAGTGTACTGCAGGTTTCACAACTTCTTCCCGGTCACTGCTGTGTTCGCCAGCATCTACTCAATGACCGCCATAGCCCTGGACAG ATACATggccatcatccatcctctgAATCCCCGTCTGTCTGCAAGAGCCACCATGGGGGTCATCGCCCTCATCTGGACTCTGGCTGTGGTTCTGGCCTTCCCTCTCTGTTACTTCTCCACCACACGGACTCTTCCCCGCAGAACCCTCTGCTACGTGGCCTGGCCCCGCATGGCTGATGACCCCTTCAT GTATCACATCATAGTGACAGTGTTGGTCTATCTGTTGCCGCTGGTGGTCATGGGTATCACCTACACCATCGTGGGAGTGACGCTGTGGGGAGGTCAGATCCCCGGAGACTCATCTGACAGCTACCACGGACAGCTACTGGCTAAAAGGAAG GTGGTGAAGATGATGATCATTGTGGTGGTGACCtttgccctctgctggctgccCTACCACATCTACTTCATCGTGACGGGTCTGAACAAGCGTCTGAGCAAGTGGAAGTCCATCCAGCAGGTGTACCTGACGGTGCTGTGGCTGGCCATGAGCTCCACCATGTACAACCCCATCATCTACTGCTGCCTCAACAGCAGGTGA
- the LOC115390048 gene encoding N-acyl-aromatic-L-amino acid amidohydrolase (carboxylate-forming) B-like has translation MEHLSMPPLSRVAICGGTHGNELTGVYIVKEMQRQKQDKVGSLSVTPVLSNPRAVDVCKRYTDTDLNRCFTSALLSSPITDSTPYELRRAQELNAQIGPKGSESAVDLLVDLHNTTSNMGLTIIMYSISALPSHIFKYIQTKMAPVPVAAIQLDLSLSDCYSLDSVGKNGFSIEVGPQPNGVLRADIFNMVKKAVDLTLEWIEKFNSGCTFEGGDIEVYSFVKSIDYPRDPVSGEMTAAIHPKLQDNDFKLLQPGDPLFLSFSGETVKHEGDALYPFFVNECAYYEKKIAFHLARKITKTIPTLSVKSN, from the exons ATGGAGCACCTCTCTATGCCTCCTCTGTCCAGGGTCGCCATTTGTGGCGGCACGCATGGAAATGAGCTTACGGGGGTGTACATAGTGAAAGAAatgcagagacagaagcaggacAAGGTGGGATCTCTTTCTGTGACCCCTGTCCTGTCGAATCCACGAGCCGTAGATGTCTGCAAGAGATACACGGACACTGATCTCAACCGCTGTTTTACAAGCGCTCTGCTGAG CTCCCCCATAACAGACTCCACGCCGTATGAGCTGAGGCGAGCTCAGGAGCTGAACGCTCAGATCGGGCCCAAAGGAAGCGAGAGCGCTGTGGATCTGCTGGTAGATCTTCACAACACCACCTCCAACATGGGCCTGACCATCATCATGTACTCAATCAGCGCCTTAccttcacacattttcaaatacATCCAG ACAAAGATGGCTCCAGTGCCTGTGGCAGCAATTCAGCTGGACTTATCACTGTCAGATTGTTACTCCTTAGACTCAGTGGGCAAAAATGGATTCT CGATCGAGGTTGGTCCTCAACCCAACGGCGTTCTCCGAGCAGATATCTTCAACATGGTGAAAAAGGCCGTGGATCTCACTCTGGAGTGGATTGAGAAATTTAACTCTG GATGTACATTTGAAGGAGGTGACATTGAAGTGTACAGCTTCGTGAAAAGCATCGACTACCCAAGGGACCCGGTGAGCGGAGAAATGACTGCAGCCATCCACCCCAAACTGCAG GATAATGACTTCAAGCTCCTTCAGCCGGGAGACCCATTATTCCTGTCATTTTCCGGAGAGACGGTGAAGCACGAGGGAGACGCCCTCTACcctttctttgtgaatgaatgCGCCTACTATGAGAAGAAGATTGCTTTCCATTTAGCTCGGAAAATTACCAAGACCATCCCAACTCTGAGTGTGAAGAGTAACTGA
- the LOC115390066 gene encoding claudin domain-containing protein 1-like → MVDNRYATALVIGSVLSLLATVYLSVAVGTQHWYQYSSPAVKQNGDNVTVLREEFINGEFEERKVYSTMFRLNGTLGLWWRCILVPVRPSQSHWFKEPDPKMETQCVSFTLPQQFNTKFNHDNEEDLLRTYLWRCQFLLPLVSLALVFLSGLVGVCACLCRSFTPTLGVGVLHLLAGLCSLGSVCCFLAGVDLLHQFSPPEDVEGSLGWSLYLALISFPLQMMAAALFLWAARSHRKNYTRMTAYRVA, encoded by the exons ATGGTGGACAATCGGTACGCCACGGCTCTGGTGATCGGCTCGGTGCTGAGCCTGCTGGCCACGGTCTACCTCTCCGTGGCGGTGGGCACTCAGCACTGGTACCAGTACAGCAGCCCCGCGGTCAAGCAGAATGGCGACAACGTGACGGTGCTCAGGGAGGAGTTCATCAACGGAGAGTTCGAGGAGAGGAAGGTGTACAGCACCATGTTCCGCCTGAACGGCACCCtggggctgtggtggaggtgcATCCTGGTGCCTGTGCGACCCAGCCAGTCGCACTGGTTCAAGGAGCCAG ACCCCAAGATGGAGACGCAGTGTGTGAGCTTCACTCTTCCTCAGCAGTTCAACACAAAGTTCAACCATGATAATGAAGAAGATCTTCTGAGAACCT ACCTGTGGAGGTGCCAGTTTCTCCTGCCCTTGGTGTCGCTGGCGCTGGTCTTCCTCAGTGGCCTTGTTGGGGTCTGCGCCTGCCTGTGTCGCAGCTTCACCCCCACTTTAGGTGTGGGAGTGCTTCATCTTCTTGCAG GCCTGTGCTCCCTGGGGTCCGTCTGCTGCTTTCTGGCCGGAGTGGATTTACTCCACCAGTTTTCCCCGCCGGAGGACGTGGAGGGCTCGCTGGGCTGGTCTCTCTACCTCGCTCTCATCTCCTTCCCTCTGCAGATGATGGCAGCCGCTCTGTTCCTGTGGGCGGCCAGGAGCCACCGCAAGAATTACACCCGCATGACGGCCTACAGGGTGGCCTGA
- the LOC115390022 gene encoding beta-galactosidase-like, protein MSELRVCSVLLLLMLFGQSFGATPSFSVDYQDDCFRKDGEKFRYISGSIHYSRIPRVYWKDRLLKMYMAGLNAIQTYIPWNYHEDFPGQYRFSGDRDLEHFLQLAQDVGLLVILRPGPYICAEWDMGGLPAWLLQKKDIVLRSSDPDYLAAVDKWMGKLLPMMKPYLYQNGGPIISVQVENEYGSYFACDYNYMRHLTRLFRSHLGEEVVLFTTDGAGRSFLKCGSIQDLYATVDFGPGGNVTAAFSAQRYAEPHGPLVNSEFYTGWLDNWGSRHSVVSSAVVAKSLSKMLAMGANVNMYMFIGGTNFGYWNGAGGKYSSQPTSYDYDAPLTEAGDLTEKYFAIREVIKMYREIPEGPIPPTTPKYAYGPVKMKKLQTLTDALEVLSYSGPVRSIYPQTFIDLDQKFGYVLYRTTLPMNCSSPTPLASPLNGVHDRAYVSVNGVAVGILERNTAIMINVTGKAGSQVDILVENMGRINYGKNINDFKGLVSNMTLGKDLLTGWSMYSLSIDDAVSQGLLGEKEATLRDPPPPAGLSPPAFYGGSFVIPDGIPDLPQDSYVKLPGWKKGQIWINGFNLGRYWPARGPQVTLFVPANILSTAAPNNVTVLELEGAPCSSKQSCTLEFTTTPILNATAPSDNKEHRRLYVKEDLL, encoded by the exons ATGTCTGAGCTGAGAGTCTGCAGcgtgctgctgctcctgatgcTGTTTGGACAATCT TTTGGGGCAACACCGTCATTCAGCGTGGACTACCAGGATGACTGCTTCCGTAAAGATGGAGAGAAGTTTCGATACATATCGGGAAGCATCCACTACAGCAGGATCCCCAGAGTCTACTGGAAAGACCGGCTGCTCAAGATGTACATGGCCGGACTGAACGCCATCCAGAC GTACATTCCCTGGAACTATCATGAAGACTTTCCGGGCCAATACCgtttcagtggagacagagatCTGGAGCATTTTCTTCAGCTGGCCCAGGATGTGGGATTACTGGTCATCCTTCGGCCCGGACCCTACATCTGTGCAGAGTGGGACATG GGTGGTCTGCCTGCGTGGCTGCTTCAGAAGAAAGATATTGTGCTGAGATCCTCGGACCCAG ATTACCTTGCAGCTGTAGATAAGTGGATGGGGAAGCTGCTGCCCATGATGAAGCCTTATCTCTATCAGAACGGAGGTCCCATCATCTCTGTGCAG GTGGAGAATGAATATGGCAGTTACTTCGCCTGTGACTACAACTACATGCGTCACCTGACCCGGCTGTTCCGGTCTCACCTGGGAGAGGAGGTGGTGCTGTTCACTACAGACGGAGCCGGGCGCAGCTTCCTCAAATGTGGCTCAATACAAGACCTCTATGCCACTGTGGACTTTGGGCCAG GTGGTAATGTGACTGCAGCCTTCAGCGCACAGCGATACGCTGAACCTCACGGACCTCTG GTgaactctgagttttacaccGGCTGGCTGGACAACTGGGGCTCTCGTCACTCTGTAGTGTCGTCTGCTGTAGTGGCCAAGTCCCTCAGCAAGATGCTGGCCATGGGGGCCAATGTCAACAT GTATATGTTCATTGGAGGAACAAACTTTGGATACTGGAACG GTGCTGGAGGTAAATACAGCTCTCAGCCCACCAGCTACGACTACGACGCCCCGCTCACAGAGGCGGGAGACCTCACCGAGAAATACTTTGCCATCCGTGAAGTGATCAAAATG TACCGTGAGATCCCAGAGGGGCCGATACCACCGACAACCCCAAAATATGCATACGGACCAGTTAAAATGAAGAAG ctccagacGCTGACCGACGCCCTGGAGGTGCTGTCTTATTCAGGGCCTGTGAGAAGCATCTATCCTCAGACTTTCATCGACTTAGATCAG AAATTTGGTTACGTTCTCTACAGAACCACTCTGCCGATGAACTGCAGCTCGCCCACGCCACTGGCTTCTCCGCTGAACGGCGTTCATGACAGGGCGTATGTGTCGGTCAATGGG GTTGCTGTGGGGATTCTTGAGAGGAACACTGCCATCATGATCAATGTGACGGGGAAGGCCGGCAGTCAGGTGGACATACTGGTGGAGAATATGGGCCGAATCAACTACGGGAAAAACATCAACGACTtcaag GGTTTGGTGTCTAATATGACTCTGGGAAAGGACCTGCTCACCGGCTGGAGCATGTACAGTCTCAGTATCGATGACGCTGTCAGTCAGGGCCTTCTCGGGGAAAAAGAAGCCACGCTGAGAGATCCCCCTCCGCCCGCTGGACTCTCCCCTCCAGCCTTCTACGGGGGAAGCTTTGTCATTCCTGACGGCATTCCCGATCTCCCTCAGGACTCCTACGTCAAACTGCCCGGCTGGAAGAAG GGACAGATCTGGATCAATGGATTTAATTTAGGACGTTACTGGCCAGCTCGGGGCCCTCAGGTGACCCTTTTTGTGCCTGCCAACATCCTCAGTACGGCTGCACCCAACAACGTGACCGTCCTGGAGCTGGAAGGAGCTCCGTGCAGCTCCAAGCAGTCGTGCACCCTGGAGTTCACCACCACACCCATCCTGAACGCAACAGCTCCCTCTGATAATAAAGAGCACAGGAGGCTGTATGTTAAAGAGGATTTACTTTAA
- the LOC115390052 gene encoding coiled-coil domain-containing protein 86-like, producing MSKRTRAETQELVAPAAVPEDELDPPAETRRTRSGRRIRTPAALLGSEISVRTPSRRTRRSVVQEQPEPEEKETGEQEPEKLPEETPEETPEETPAETPADPEPSADPELAAQPQIDAAPADTDETPVSGGGDGAQPRPDPEPVETAPASSESVPMKKPCPAPTVKQTPAVPLGKPKSGRVWKDRSKQRFSALVRDKPLCTSWEKKMQAKREKDLVKQYALQLKEEKAKQKEDKRKRREDNLKRREENERKSEIVQVIRNTAKIKRMKKKQLRKIEKRDTLALLQKSQNQNVKTKARTNNKRDST from the exons ATGTCTAAAAGAACCAGAGCCGAGACACAGGAGCTCGTGGCTCCCGCTGCGGTACCGGAGGACGAGCTGGACCCTCCAGCGGAGACCAGGCGGACCCGCAGCGGCCGCAGGATCCGGACTCCTGCCGCACTGCTCGGTTCTGAGATCTCCGTGAGGAcccccagcaggaggaccaggcGGTCCGTGGTGCAGGAGCAGCCTGAGCCAGAGGAGAAGGAGACCGGGGAGCAGGAGCCCGAGAAGCTGCCCGAAGAGACCCCCGAAGAGACCCCCGAAGAGACCCCCGCAGAGACCCCCGCAGATCCGGAGCCGAGCGCCGACCCAGAGCTCGCAGCGCAGCCGCAGATCGACGCTGCCCCGGCAGACACGGACGAGACTCCCGTCAGCGGCGGTGGAGACGGTGCTCAGCCCAGACCCGATCCCGAACCCGTAGAAACAGCACCCGCGAGTTCAGAGAGCGTCCCAATGAAGAAGCCCTGCCCGGCTCCGACTGTCAAACAGACCCCGGCCGTTCCCCTGGGAAAGCCCAAGTCCGGGCGCGTGTGGAAGGACCGCAGCAAGCAGAG gttctctgccCTGGTGAGAGACAAACCACTGTGCACCTCTTGGGAGAAAAAGATGCAGGCCAAGCGGGAGAAGGACCTGGTGAAACAGTACGCGCTGCAGCTTAAAGAGGAGAAAGCCAAACAGAAAGAG GAcaagaggaaaagaagagaagacaaCTTGAAACGTCGTGAAGAAAATGAACGCAAGTCAGAGATTGTGCAAGTG atTCGCAACACAGCGAAGATcaagaggatgaagaagaaacagctgaGGAAAATCGAGAAGAGAGACACGCTGGCTCTGCTGCAGAAGTCACAGAACCAGAACGTCAAAACCAAAGCACGAACAAATAACAAGCGAGATTCAACATga